In one Lolium rigidum isolate FL_2022 chromosome 3, APGP_CSIRO_Lrig_0.1, whole genome shotgun sequence genomic region, the following are encoded:
- the LOC124694439 gene encoding monooxygenase 2-like codes for MEVVEDIVIAGAGLAGLATALGLHRKGVRSLVLESSATLRASGYAFTTWTNAFRALDALGVGDKIREHHLRYERLVAFSASTGEAAATVSLKMQGKSGPHEIRCVKRNFLLDTLENELPEGSIRYSSKIVAIEEEGNVKVLHMADGSIIRANVLVGCDGVNSVVAKWLGLPKPILSGRSATRGLAEYPEGHGFGPEMLQFIGQGFRSGVLPCSDTSVYWNYTWYPSPADGDAEESVAKMRQHVLAKLGATKKIPAEALDVIERSEMSEVVSSPLRFRSPLALVRGSISRGNVCVAGDALHPMTPELGQGGCAALEDGVVLARCLGEAFVGPGNDGGYACVTAALEKFAGERRWRAIRLVTAAYVVGFVQQSNNVAIKFLREKFLSGLLAKLMVDMADYDCGKL; via the exons ATGGAGGTCGTCGAGGACATCGTCATCGCCGGCGCCGGGCTCGCGGGCCTCGCCACGGCCCTGGGGTTACATAG GAAAGGGGTGAGGAGCCTGGTGCTGGAGTCGTCGGCGACGCTGCGCGCGTCAGGGTACGCCTTCACCACATGGACGAACGCCTTCCGCGCGCTGGATGCCCTCGGCGTTGGGGACAAGATCAGGGAGCACCACCTGCGCTACGAGAG GCTGGTGGCCTTCTCTGCGTCCACAGGCGAGGCTGCTGCAACAGTGAGCCTGAAGATGCAGGGCAAAAG CGGGCCTCACGAAATCCGGTGCGTGAAACGTAACTTCCTGCTGGACACGCTGGAGAACGAGCTACCTGAGGGCAGCATCAGGTACTCCTCCAAGATCGTGGCCATCGAGGAAGAAGGCAACGTCAAGGTCCTGCACATGGCCGACGGCTCCATCATCAGAGCTAAT GTTCTGGTAGGGTGTGATGGCGTGAACTCGGTGGTGGCGAAATGGCTGGGCCTCCCGAAGCCGATCCTGTCGGGTCGCTCCGCCACCAGGGGCCTCGCCGAGTACCCGGAGGGCCACGGCTTCGGTCCCGAGATGCTGCAGTTCATCGGGCAGGGGTTCCGGTCCGGCGTGCTGCCATGCTCCGACACCTCCGTGTACTGGAACTACACCTGGTACCCGTCCCCGGCCGACGGGGACGCGGAGGAGAGTGTGGCCAAGATGCGGCAGCACGTGCTGGCGAAGCTGGGCGCCACCAAGAAGATCCCGGCGGAGGCGCTGGACGTGATCGAGCGGAGCGAGATGAGCGAGGTGGTGTCGTCGCCGCTGCGGTTCCGGTCGCCGCTGGCGCTGGTCCGGGGCAGCATCAGCAGGGGCAACGTGTGCGTGGCCGGCGACGCGTTGCACCCGATGACCCCGGAGCTCGGGCAGGGCGGCTGCGCGGCGCTGGAGGATGGCGTCGTCCTCGCCCGGTGCCTCGGCGAGGCCTTCGTCGGCCCCGGCAACGATGGCGGGTACGCGTGCGTCACTGCGGCGCTGGAGAAGTTCGCCGGGGAGCGGCGGTGGCGCGCGATCAGGCTGGTCACGGCGGCGTACGTGGTGGGATTCGTGCAGCAGAGCAACAACGTGGCGATCAAGTTCCTCAGGGAGAAGTTCTTGTCGGGACTACTGGCCAAactgatggtcgacatggccgacTACGATTGCGGGAAGCTCTAG
- the LOC124701170 gene encoding monooxygenase 2-like encodes MAWTNAFRALDALGVGDTVRSKHAQIQGVRVMSSSTGEVAREMDLRVQGKLGPHEARCVQRNVLLETLEAELPTGTIRYSSKIVWVDDDGDGDGTKILHLADGSILRAKVLIGCDGINSVVARWLGLAKLSDSGRTATRGHARYPDGHGLEHKMMQFSGQGFRAGMVPCNDTDVYWFLTWSPSPTGKEDDDRSPAAMKQFVLTKLRSINAPAKVLEAVERSEMNDVLVAPLRYRPPLSLLSASISKANVCVAGDALHPTTPDLAQGACVALEDAVVLARCLGDAIVGDGTETVEAALRRYAGIRRWRSAQVIAASYVVGLVQQSDRAVVSFVRDRMLSGLLAKGLLMMPDYDCGTL; translated from the exons ATGGCATGGACGAACGCCTTCCGCGCGCTCGACGCCCTTGGTGTAGGCGACACCGTCAGGAGTAAACATGCGCAGATTCAGGG GGTGCGTGTCATGTCTTCGTCTACCGGGGAAGTGGCGCGAGAGATGGATCTCCGGGTTCAAGGAAAACT GGGACCCCATGAAGCCCGGTGCGTGCAGCGCAACGTCCTGCTGGAGACACTGGAGGCAGAGCTGCCGACAGGCACCATCCGCTACTCCTCCAAGATCGTCTgggtcgacgacgacggcgacggcgacggtacCAAGATCCTCCATCTCGCCGACGGCTCGATTCTCAGAGCAAAGGTGCTGATCGGCTGCGACGGGATCAACTCGGTGGTGGCCAGATGGCTGGGGCTGGCGAAGCTGTCGGACTCGGGGCGCACGGCCACGAGGGGACACGCCAGGTACCCCGACGGCCACGGCTTGGAGCACAAGATGATGCAGTTCAGCGGCCAGGGCTTCCGCGCCGGCATGGTCCCCTGCAACGACACGGACGTCTACTGGTTCTTGACATGGTCTCCCTCTCCGACTGGCAAGGAGGACGATGACCGGAGCCCGGCGGCGATGAAGCAGTTCGTGCTGACCAAGCTGAGGAGTATCAACGCCCCTGCCAAGGTGCTGGAGGCGGTGGAGAGGAGCGAGATGAACGACGTGCTGGTGGCGCCGCTGCGGTACCGGCCCCCGCTGTCGCTCCTGTCCGCGAGCATCAGCAAAGCGAACGTGTGCGTCGCCGGCGACGCACTTCACCCGACGACACCCGACCTGGCGCAGGGCGCGTGCGTGGCGCTGGaggacgccgtcgtgctggcgcggTGCCTCGGCGACGCCATCGTCGGTGACGGGACGGAGACGGTCGAGGCGGCCCTGCGCCGGTACGCCGGGATCCGGCGGTGGAGGAGCGCCCAGGTAATCGCGGCGTCCTACGTGGTGGGTCTGGTGCAGCAGAGTGATCGCGCCGTGGTGAGCTTCGTGCGGGACAGGATGCTATCCGGGTTGCTGGCAAAGGGGCTCCTGATGATGCCGGACTACGACTGCGGCACGCTGTGA